The following are encoded together in the Nymphaea colorata isolate Beijing-Zhang1983 chromosome 14, ASM883128v2, whole genome shotgun sequence genome:
- the LOC116267463 gene encoding pentatricopeptide repeat-containing protein At4g21065: protein MLLPSRELLFTTSSSPSAPPSLASSCSYALFVAARCYCSRYTLICSLPTRLIINKCIALLQGCCITATEGRLKPIHAFALRHGVHPSNPDFGKHFIFTLVSLSLPMNYASLVFSQLEYPSVFTWNTMIRGHAEGETPESAIGIHRQMLGSEVRPDTHTYPFLLKACARMLDVRRGEAVHGQSLKDGLEALVVVQNTLVHMYSACGQAELAYQLFGEMPTRNLVSWNSVVNGFAQNGRPNEALTLFRQMEMEGMKPDGFTVVSILSACAELGSLALGRRIHVYLLKVGLSENLHVGNALVDLYGKCGNIRDAYQVFVEMPERNVVSWTTMIVSLAVHGFAEEAISLFDDFESERLTPTDITFVGVLCACSHAGLVAEGFGYFEKMKQYKIVPKIEHYGCMVDLLGRAGLVRRAHDFIVEMPVEPNAIVWRTLLGACAIHGQLELGEFARARLLQLEPRHSGDFVLLSNIYANEGRWFDVQRIRSKMLREGVKKSPGHSIVELRNSIHEFIMGDRSHPQTKEIYEMLDEIGKRLELEGYVPQTSNVLADIDVEEKANALAYHSERIAIAFMLINTVAGSTIRVVKNLRVCVDCHTATKLIAKIFDREIVVRDRSRFHHFRDGFCSCKDFW from the coding sequence ATGCTTCTTCCTTCTCGCGAGCTGCTCTTCACGACCTCGTCATCCCCATCGGCTCCACCATCACTGGCGAGTTCATGTTCCTACGCCTTGTTCGTCGCCGCAAGATGCTACTGCAGTCGCTACACGCTGATATGCTCGCTCCCCACCAGGCTTATTATCAACAAATGCATCGCCTTGCTCCAAGGCTGTTGCATCACCGCCACCGAAGGCAGGCTGAAGCCGATCCATGCGTTTGCCTTGAGACATGGCGTTCACCCCAGCAACCCGGACTTTGGCAAACATTTCATCTTCACACTTGTCTCTCTATCCCTACCCATGAACTACGCGTCCCTGGTTTTCAGCCAGCTTGAATACCCCAGTGTCTTCACATGGAACACCATGATCAGGGGTCATGCAGAGGGTGAAACCCCAGAGTCGGCCATCGGGATTCACCGCCAGATGCTGGGGTCTGAGGTAAGACCAGACACCCACACCTACCCGTTTCTGCTTAAGGCATGTGCCAGGATGTTGGACGTCAGAAGGGGAGAAGCCGTCCATGGGCAGAGCTTGAAGGACGGCTTAGAGGCGCTGGTTGTTGTTCAAAACACGCTTGTTCACATGTATTCTGCTTGTGGACAAGCCGAGCTCGCTTACCAACTGTTCGGAGAAATGCCTACAAGGAATCTGGTCTCTTGGAACTCTGTGGTTAATGGTTTTGCCCAAAACGGACGACCAAATGAGGCGCTGACGTTGTTCCGCCAGATGGAGATGGAAGGTATGAAGCCGGACGGGTTTACCGTGGTCAGCATTCTGTCTGCTTGTGCCGAACTGGGGTCCCTAGCACTTGGTAGAAGGATTCATGTCTACCTACTAAAAGTAGGGCTATCGGAGAACTTGCACGTAGGTAATGCGCTCGTCGATTTATACGGAAAGTGTGGGAACATAAGGGATGCATATCAAGTGTTCGTTGAAATGCCTGAAAGGAATGTAGTCTCATGGACTACCATGATTGTCAGCTTAGCTGTTCATGGTTTTGCCGAGGAAGCGATCtcattgtttgatgattttgagAGTGAACGTTTGACGCCTACTGACATCACATTCGTTGGGGTGCTGTGTGCCTGTAGCCATGCGGGATTGGTGGCCGAGGGTTTTGgttattttgagaaaatgaaacagTACAAGATTGTGCCTAAGATTGAGCATTATGGCTGCATGGTTGATCTGTTAGGAAGAGCAGGCTTAGTTAGACGGGCACATGATTTTATTGTCGAAATGCCGGTGGAGCCGAATGCAATTGTCTGGCGGACCTTGCTGGGTGCGTGTGCGATCCATGGGCAGTTGGAGTTGGGAGAATTTGCAAGGGCTCGGCTCTTGCAGCTCGAACCGCGCCACAGTGGGGACTTTGTTCTGCTTTCCAACATCTATGCAAACGAAGGTCGCTGGTTTGATGTGCAGAGAATCCGAAGTAAAATGCTGAGGGAGGGAGTGAAGAAGTCGCCGGGACATAGCATCGTAGAGCTGCGCAATTCAATTCATGAGTTCATCATGGGGGATAGATCACATCCACAGACAAAGGAGATATACGAGATGTTGGATGAGATTGGTAAGAGGCTGGAGCTGGAAGGGTACGTGCCGCAGACATCAAATGTCTTAGCTGACATAGATGTGGAGGAGAAAGCAAACGCTCTGGCCTACCACAGCGAGAGGATAGCCATTGCTTTCATGCTTATTAATACAGTGGCAGGGTCCACTATAAGGGTTGTGAAAAACCTCAGAGTGTGTGTTGATTGTCATACTGCAACGAAGCTCATCGCTAAGATTTTTGACAGGGAGATAGTAGTGAGGGATCGGAGTAGGTTTCATCATTTTAGAGATGGATTTTGTTCTTGTAAAGATTTTTGGTGA